A genomic window from Micromonospora sp. WMMA1947 includes:
- a CDS encoding acyl carrier protein — MPVQESELIDTVKRVLADVTHNDAVLDMDLDTQLREDLGIDSMTSLTFLMALEDAVDGFFVDATTLEAEHFQTIGSIYEYVRTQLSAAKIA; from the coding sequence GTGCCCGTTCAGGAATCCGAGCTCATCGACACCGTCAAGCGCGTGCTCGCCGACGTGACGCACAACGACGCCGTCCTCGACATGGATCTCGACACCCAGCTCCGCGAGGACCTCGGGATCGACTCGATGACGTCGTTGACGTTCCTCATGGCGCTGGAGGACGCGGTCGACGGGTTCTTCGTGGACGCGACGACGCTGGAGGCCGAGCACTTCCAGACCATCGGCAGCATCTACGAGTACGTCCGCACGCAGCTGAGCGCCGCGAAGATCGCCTGA